The nucleotide window AAATGGTGCTTGATTTTAGCGCAAATATTAATCCGCTGGGAGTTCCAGCTAGTTTAAAAACGAAGATAACAGAAAATCTGGACAAACTTGTGGAGTATCCTGAGCCGGATTATTTGGCGCTCCGTGAACGTATTGCGTCGTTTCATCAGCTTGAAATCACCAATGTCGTCCCTGGTAATGGGGCGACGGAATTAATTTTTGGAATAGCAAAAGTAACGAAGACGCAAAGAGTTCTTTTACTTGCGCCTACTTTTGCGGAATATGAACGCGCTTTTTGTGAGGCGGAAATTATTTATGCTGAGCTTTCCAAAGAAAATAATTTTGCCGCTTTTGAAAAAGTGTTAGAAACGATCAAACGAGAACCAGAATTAGCTGCGGTCTGTTTATGCAATCCGAATAATCCTACTGGGCAATTAATTAGCCAAGAAGAGATGCGGGAAATTGCCGATTTATGTGAAAAAAGAAACATATATTTAATTATTGACGAAGCTTTTATGGACTTTTTAGAAGCAAGCGAAGAAATTTCAATGATAAATTATTTAGCTGAGTACCAACAGCTTGTAATCATTCGCGCTTTTACGAAGTTTTTTGCTATCCCGGGTTTACGATTAGGTTATCTACTTACAAAGAACCATTTTATTGCGGAACAATTACTACAAATTCGTGAACCATGGTCAATTAATGCTTTTGCTGATATAGCTGGTCAATGCTTATTTGACGATAAATCATACATCCGACAAACGTATCGCTGGCTTTCTCGGGAACGCGCTTTTTTGTATCAAGGACTACAGCAGTTTCCGGAACTTACTGTTTATGAGCCGAGCGTGAATTATATCTTTTTTCATTTAGAAGAAAAATTCGATTTGCGAAAAGCCTTATTACAGCAAAAAATCTTCATTCGCAGTTGCGCTAATTATCAAGGGCTTTCTGAGAGCTACTACCGTGTCGCTGTCAAAAGTCGCGCGGATAATGAACAACTTTTAAAGGCGCTTGAGGTGATTTTTAATGGAAATTAAAGCGAAATGCCCGGCTTCTTGTGGGGAGCTTTTGCAAGGGTGGATAGAGGGGAGCGAAAAATTGATTTCGTATCCAATTAACTGGTTTTCTGAAGTTACTCTGTCTGACAGACTAATCGTAAACAAAACGGGTAATACGAAAGCATGGCTCGCTTTTCAACAAACTTGCGAGTACTTTGGTGTGCCAGAAAACGAGCGTCCACCCGTGTCACTCCAAGTTAAATCAACTATTCCAGTAGCGAAAGGGATGGCTAGTTCTACCGCTGATATTGCGGCAACAATTGGTGTAACAGCAAATTGGTTACAGCAAACAATCACAGAGGCGGAAATTGCCAAGCTTTGTTTGCAACTAGAACCAACTGATAGCACTATTTTTCAAACATTAACGCTTTTTGACCATCTAAAAGGGGCGACGATTCGCTCAACAGAATGGTTACCAAAACTAGGGGTAGTTGTTTTAGAACCACTTACGATTATAGAAACAGCGATATTTAGACAAGAAAGTCACCAAAACCAACTTTTGCAAAATGAAGCGAGTTTAGCTCGGGGATTTGCGCTTTTTGAACAAGCCAACCGCCAACAAAAGGTAGATTTACTTGGAGTTGCAGCAACGATTAGCGCCGAATGTAATCAAGCCATTTTACCGAAACCTTTTTTCAAAGAAATGTTAGAGGTGGTTGAAAAGTTGGATTTGCCGGGTTTAAATGTGTCGCATAGTGGGACGGTTGTTGGTTTATTATACGAGCAACAAAAAATCGATCCACTAGAAATATTATTTGAGTTAGAACGGCGCTACGTCACGACTTTTTACAGTAGATATTATTTCCGGGAATGGACAACTGGGGGAGTACAAATTATTTCGTAAGCTAAATTTGTCTTGCACCGCGACGAATTTATGCTATAATAACGTTGATAAACGAATTCGTTCATACAAACAAATAGATACTGGAAGTCTGGTGAAAATCCAGCACGGTCCCGCCACTGTAAGGAGTTAGACACTCTAAGTCAGGTCTTTTATCTACTTGTTTTAACTGGTTGTACTGCTTCGAGGCAAAGCAAGTACAATTCTTGGTTCCAGTGTAGTTGTCTCACTGGGGCTTTTTTATTTGTTTTTAAAACAAATAAGCCCACTGTAAAGGTTTTGGTGCCGAGAAGTGACCGAATTAATCGTTTATCAAGCACCATACGCACAAAGATGTGCACCGCTAAAGTTATAGTGGGCAATGGTCTTTTCAATGTTGAAAAGAGGGATACAAGGAACGTATCTACATTGCCTATTAACAAAAAAAGATTTGACATTTCCACTCGTTTGGTTTTTAATAAAGTGGACAAATAAAATATTTTACGGTACAAAGGCGTACTGTTTACTTAGCAAAGAAGCTTTGAGTTTGAAGAGGAGAACCCTCTACTCAAAGCTTCTTTTTTTTAGTTTTAAAAAATTAGGAGGTAATCTCATGCAAAAAGTTAGTTTTAAAACAGATCTTTACATTGGCCAAGGAGCAACAGATCGTTTACTAGATTTTAAGGACAAGCAAATTTTTATCGTCACAGATCCATTTATGGTTAGTTCTGGCATGATTAATGCGATTACAGAAAAAATTGACAAATCGAATACATACACCATTTTTAGTGAAATCATTCCTGATCCGCCGATTGAAAACGTGGTAGCTGGCATCGAAGTTTTAAACCAGTGTGATGCGAATTTAATGATTGCGATTGGTGGCGGATCAGCTATTGATGCGGCGAAAGCAATGAAATTTTTCGGACAAAAACTTGGTACGGTACGAGCGATGCCATTTATCGTAATTCCAACAACAAGTGGAACTGGTTCAGAAGTAACTAGTTTTTCCGTTATTACCAACAAAGAAAAAGCCATTAAATATCCACTTATTACTGATGCTATTTTGCCAGATGAAGCAATTTTAGATGCGGATTTAGTAAAATCGGTACCACCAGCAATCACAGCAGACACTGGGATGGATGTATTAACACATGCCTTAGAAGCTTATGTTTCAACTAAAGCCAATGATTATTCTGATGCAATGGCAGAAAAAGTAATTCAATTGGTTTTCACTTATTTAGAACGTGCGTATAAATATGGGAATGATTTAGAAGCTCGCGAAAAAATGCATAATGCTTCTTGTCTTGCTGGAATGGCCTTTAATATTACATCACTTGGGTTAAACCATGGTATCGCACATACGGCAGGAGCTAAATTCAAAATCCCACACGGCCGGATGAACACGTTGCTTCTACCACATGTTATTAGCTATAATGCTGGACTAACAAGTGATTTTGGTAACAATCCAGATAACCGCGCAGCAGAACGTTACACAGCGATTGCGAAGTTACTTAAAATGCCAGCGTCAAACACAAGACTTGGCGTGCGTAGCCTAATCAATGCGATTAAACAACTCCAAAAGAAACTTAATATGCCAACGACTTTGACTGAATGTGGTATTAGCCGAGCAGACCTAAATGAAAATATCACGCAAATTGCAGAAGGTGCGCTAAACGACGGATGTACTGCAACGAACCCAAGAACACCTACAGAAACAGATGTAAGTGCCATCTTGGAAAAAATGCTCGCTTAAATTTAGGTTAATTATGGTTGTGAAATAAATAACCTATTGACATCGTTTTCATGCTACCTTATAATAGAATCGAGCACAAAGACGTGTGGATAATAAATATAGCAGAGCAACGGGGCTCCCTCAAAAATATTACACAATATTTTTAAGGGGCTCTTTCTATTTTCTTGGAGATTTTTTCTCTAGCTCTTTGACTCTTTCGCTCAAGTAAATGCTTCTAAATAGTGGTACGTATTTTTAGTACATATCAACTAATAGCAGAAGAAGAGGACGTGACAGGAATGAATGGAAGAATTGTAATAGCCGATGATGAACCTATTACAAGAATGGATATCCGGGACATACTGGAAGAAGCGAACTACAATGTTGTAGGGGAAGCAACAGATGGTTTTGAAGCAATTGAACTTTGCAAAAGCCATCAACCAGATCTTGTTATCATGGACATTCAAATGCCACTCTTAGACGGTTTGAAAGCAGGAAAACGAATTATTTCAGAAGGTTTAGCCGGTGGAATAATTTTACTTACTGCATTTAGTGATCCTAAAAACACCGAAAAAGCAAAAGGTTTTGGAGCACTTGGTTATTTAGTAAAACCGCTCGATGAAAAAAGTTTGATTCCAACAGTTGAAATGAGTATTGCCAAAGGACGCGAAACAAGAAAATTAGAACAACAACTAGAAAAATTAACCAAAAAACTAGAAGAACGAAAAGTGATTGAAAAAGCTAAAGGTGTGCTTATGATTGAGAATAATATCACAGAAGAAGAAGCATACAACATGATTCGCAACTTAAGCATGGATAAACGATGTCCAATGATGGAAATCGCAGAAACGATTGTGATGAGTGATGACTAAAACAATCAGAGAAATGTGTTTACGTTATACAGATTTAGCTGAATATGATATTGATGAATTAATGCATACAGCGG belongs to Listeria ivanovii subsp. ivanovii and includes:
- the cobD gene encoding threonine-phosphate decarboxylase CobD, with translation MKITTAAHGGNYGELAKKQGLTKEMVLDFSANINPLGVPASLKTKITENLDKLVEYPEPDYLALRERIASFHQLEITNVVPGNGATELIFGIAKVTKTQRVLLLAPTFAEYERAFCEAEIIYAELSKENNFAAFEKVLETIKREPELAAVCLCNPNNPTGQLISQEEMREIADLCEKRNIYLIIDEAFMDFLEASEEISMINYLAEYQQLVIIRAFTKFFAIPGLRLGYLLTKNHFIAEQLLQIREPWSINAFADIAGQCLFDDKSYIRQTYRWLSRERAFLYQGLQQFPELTVYEPSVNYIFFHLEEKFDLRKALLQQKIFIRSCANYQGLSESYYRVAVKSRADNEQLLKALEVIFNGN
- a CDS encoding propanediol utilization protein PduX, giving the protein MEIKAKCPASCGELLQGWIEGSEKLISYPINWFSEVTLSDRLIVNKTGNTKAWLAFQQTCEYFGVPENERPPVSLQVKSTIPVAKGMASSTADIAATIGVTANWLQQTITEAEIAKLCLQLEPTDSTIFQTLTLFDHLKGATIRSTEWLPKLGVVVLEPLTIIETAIFRQESHQNQLLQNEASLARGFALFEQANRQQKVDLLGVAATISAECNQAILPKPFFKEMLEVVEKLDLPGLNVSHSGTVVGLLYEQQKIDPLEILFELERRYVTTFYSRYYFREWTTGGVQIIS
- a CDS encoding 1-propanol dehydrogenase PduQ: MQKVSFKTDLYIGQGATDRLLDFKDKQIFIVTDPFMVSSGMINAITEKIDKSNTYTIFSEIIPDPPIENVVAGIEVLNQCDANLMIAIGGGSAIDAAKAMKFFGQKLGTVRAMPFIVIPTTSGTGSEVTSFSVITNKEKAIKYPLITDAILPDEAILDADLVKSVPPAITADTGMDVLTHALEAYVSTKANDYSDAMAEKVIQLVFTYLERAYKYGNDLEAREKMHNASCLAGMAFNITSLGLNHGIAHTAGAKFKIPHGRMNTLLLPHVISYNAGLTSDFGNNPDNRAAERYTAIAKLLKMPASNTRLGVRSLINAIKQLQKKLNMPTTLTECGISRADLNENITQIAEGALNDGCTATNPRTPTETDVSAILEKMLA
- a CDS encoding ANTAR domain-containing response regulator, translating into MTGMNGRIVIADDEPITRMDIRDILEEANYNVVGEATDGFEAIELCKSHQPDLVIMDIQMPLLDGLKAGKRIISEGLAGGIILLTAFSDPKNTEKAKGFGALGYLVKPLDEKSLIPTVEMSIAKGRETRKLEQQLEKLTKKLEERKVIEKAKGVLMIENNITEEEAYNMIRNLSMDKRCPMMEIAETIVMSDD